The nucleotide sequence AAGGCGCTAAGGACGCGAAGCATAAGCGCAAAGGCAGGATCGCCCGGAGCGTGGGCGCAAGACACCCGGATTTTTCGTTCATGCTCGGCGAAAGGCGCCGTAGCGACCGGTCAGCCAAAAAACAAACCTTGGCGTCTTCACTTTGCGACCTTGGCGCCTTTGCGGTTATCCCCCTTGCTAACCCCCAAGACGTCGACAGCCAGGTCAGCTCAAGGCTTCGACCGCCTCGTCGAGGCGTTCCACGGCGATGATTTCCAGGCCTTTCGGGGCCTCGCCGCGGGGCGGGCGGTTCTTGCGGGGGACCAGGGCGTGGCGGAAGCCGTGGCGGGCGGCCTCGGCGAGGCGTTCGGGGCCGTTCGGCACCGGGCGGATCTCGCCGGCGAGGCCGACCTCGCCGAAGGTCACCCAGTCCTGGGGGATGGGCCGGTCGCGCAGGCTGGAGAGCACCGCCAGCAGCGCCGGCAGGTCGCTCGCCGTCTCGCCCACCCGCACCCCGCCGACCACGTTCAGGAAGACGTCCTCGCCGAAGGTGCTGATGCCGGCATGGCGGTGCAGCACCGCCAGCAGCATGGCGAGCCGGTTGCCGTCGAGCCCCACCGCCACCCGGCGCGGGTTGGACAGCGGGCTCTCCGCCACCAGCGCCTGCACCTCCAGCAGCAGCGGCCGGGTGCCCTCGCGGGTCACCAGGATCGCGCTGCCCGGCACCGGCTTCTCGTGCCGGGAGAGGAAGATCGCCGAAGGGTTTTTCACCTCCTTCAGCCCGGTCTCGAGCATGGCGAACACGCCAAGCTCGTTGGCCGCGCCGAAGCGGTTCTTCACCGCCCGCAGCAGGCGGTAGCGGCTGCCGGAGTCGCTCTCGAAGTAGAGCACCGTGTCCACCATGTGCTCCAGCACTCGCGGGCCGGCGAGCTGGCCGTCCTTGGTGACGTGCCCCACCAGGAACAGCACCGTGCCCGTGCGCTTGGCGAAGCGCACGAGCTGCGCCGCGGACTCACGGACCTGGGCCACCGCCCCGGGGGCGGAGCCCAGCGCCTCGCTGTGCACGGTCTGGATGGAGTCCACCACCAGCACCTCCGGCGCCTCGCGGGCGGCGGTGTCGAGGATCGCCTCCACCCGGGTCTCGGCGAGCAGCTGCAGGCCGTCGCCGCTGAGGCCGAGGCGCCCGGCCCGCAGCCCCACCTGGCGCAGGGATTCCTCGCCGGTGACGTAGAGCGCCCCATGGCCTGCGGCGAGCCGCGCCACCGCCTCCAGCAGCAGCGTGGACTTGCCGATGCCGGGGTCGCCGCCGAGCAGCACCACGCCACCCGGCACCAGGCCGCCGCCGAGCACGCGGTCGAACTCGCCGATGCCGGTGCCGAAGCGGCTCTCCTCGTCCCGCGGCACCTCCGAGAGCCGGCGCACGCCGGTATCGCCGGCGTACTGGCCGCGGGCGGCAGCGGGCCGCTCCGGCGTCGCCACGGTCTCCTCCAGGGTGTTCCAGGCGCCGCAGTCCGGGCACTGGCCGGCCCACTTGGGCGAGCGCCCGCCGCACTCCTGGCAGACGAATACGGTGCGCGCCGCCTTCGGCGCCACCTCAGCCGCCCCTCTGGTGCCAGCGCTGCACCCGAGGCGTGACCTGGCAGTAGAGCTCGTAGCCGATGGTGCCGCAGAGCTCGGCAACCTCCTCCACGCCCGGGTCCTCGCCCCAGAGCACCACGGTGTCACCCACCTCGGCCTCGGGCACCGCCCGCAGGTCGATGCAGGTCATGTCCATGGACACGCGCCCGGCCACGCCGGCCCGGCGGCCGCGGATCTGCACCGGCGTGCCGTTGGGGGCGTGCCGGGGGTAGCCGTCGCCGTAGCCAATGGAGGCGACGCCCACGGGCATGTCCTCCGGACAGACGAAGGTGCCGCCATAGCCGATGCGATCGCCCCGGCGATGATGGTTCACCGCGATCAGGCGGGCCTCGAGGCGCATGGTCGGGCGCAGCGCCGGTGCCGGAAGGCCGTCCACGAAGGGCTGGCAGCCGTAGAGCATGATACCGGGGCGCACCCACTGCGCATGCGAGCCATGCCAGCCGAGGGTGCCGGCGGAGTTGGCGATGGAGCGCTCGCCCTCGAGCCCCCGCAGGGCCTCGTCGAAGAGCTCGAGCTGGCGGTGGGTGGTGTCGTCCTCCCGGTCGTCGGCGCAGGCGAGGTGGGTCATGAAGCGCAGCGTGCCCACGGCGGGGGCAGCAGCCAGGCGGGCCGCCATCCCGGCGGCGCGCTCCGGCGGAAAGCCCAGCCGGCCCATGCCGGTGTCCACCTTCAGCCAGACGTCCACCGGCGCTGGCAGGCGGGCGCCCTCGAAGGCCGCCACCTGCCAGTCCGTGTGCACCACCGCGTCCAGCTGCCGGCGGGCGAAGACCGGCAGCTCGGCGGCGGTGAACGGCCCCTCCAGCAGCACCAGGCGCTGCTGGAAACCGGCCTCGCGCAGCGGCAGCGCCTCCTCCAGGCAGCTTACGGCAAACGCCTCGGCCTCGCGCAGGGCGTCGGCCACGCCGAGCAGCCCATGGCCGTAGCCGTTTGCCTTCAGCACCGCGATCACCCGCGCCGGCGCCACGGCCTCCCGGGCCACGGCCAGATTGTGGCGCAGCGCGGCGTGATCGATCACGGCCCGCGCCACGCGGCTCACGACCAGCCCTCGCCGCCGTAGGGGTCGTGGATGTAGTTCTCGAAGCGGGTGTACTGGCCGAGGAAGGTCAGCCGCAGGGTGCCCACCGGGCCGTTGCGCTGCTTGCCGATGATGATCTCCGCGGTGCCCTTGTCGGGGCTGTCCTCGTTGTAGACCTCGTCGCGGTAGATGAAGAGGATGACGTCCGCGTCCTGCTCGATGGCGCCGGACTCTCGCAGGTCGGACATTACCGGGCGCTTGTTGGGGCGCTGCTCGAGGCTGCGGTTGAGCTGGGAGAGCACCATCACCGGCACGCCGAGCTCCTTCGCCATGCCCTTCAGCGAGCGCGAGATCTCGGAGATTTCCATCGCCCGGTTCTCCTTGAAGCCCGGCAGCTGCATGAGCTGCAGGTAGTCCACCAGCACCAGGCCGAGGTCGTGCTCGCGCTTCAGCCGCCGGCAGCGCGCGCGCATCTCGGTGGGCGTGAGCCCGGGCGTGTCGTCGATGAACAGCCGTGCCTGGGAGAGCAGGTTCATGGTGCTGGTCAGCCGCGGCCAGTCCTCGTCCGCCAGCCGCCCGGAGCGGATCTTCTGCAGCTCCACCCGCCCCAGCGAGGAGAGCATGCGCATGGCGAGCGCGTCCGCCGGCATCTCCATGCTGAACACCGCCACCGGCGGCCCGTCCTGATGCAGGGCCGCGCCCTCGGCGATGTTCATCGCGAAGGTCGTCTTCCCCATCGAGGGCCTTCCCGCCACGATCACCAGGTCGCCGGCCTGGAGGCCGGAGGTCATGCGGTCGAGGTCGGTGAAGCCGGTGGCGAGGCCGGTGACGTCGCTGTCCTGGTGGTAGAGGGTGTCGATGCGGTCCACCACCTGGGGCAGGACATCGCGCACGCTCTGGAAACCGCGGCGGTTGCGGCCGGACTGCTCGGCGATCTCGAAGATCAGGCGCTCGGCATGATCGAGCAGATCCGCGGAGGCGCGGCCGTCCGGGTTGTAGCCGGTCTCCGCCACCTGCGTCCCGGCCGCGATCAGCTGGCGCAGTACCGATTTCTCGCGGACGATGTCCGCATACGCGCGGATGTTCGCGGAGCTCGGGGTATCCCGGGCAAGTGCCCCGAGATACGGCAGGCCGCCGGCATCCTCCAGCTCGCCGTTGGACTTCAGCCACTCGGAGAGGGTGACTGCGTCCATCGGCTGGCCGGCCTCGGCCAGCGACGCCACGGCGCGGAAGATGAGCCGGTGGTCGCGTCGGTAGAAGTCCTCTTCCGCCACCCGGTCGGCGACCTGATCCCAGGCGCCGTTGTCCAGCATGAGCCCACCGAGAACCGCCTGCTCCGCCTCCAGCGAGTGCGGCGGCACCTTGAGCGCATCGGTCTCACTCGCGTAGGGACGGACTTCCGCCATGCGGCTATCGGCTCCAGGGCTCGTTAACCCCGGCAGTCGCGGCGGTCACCGCGAACGCCAGGCGGGGCAGGCACCACGGCCCGCCGGGTCGAAGCCCGCATCGATCACCGGTGGATCGTTGCGGGCCAGCCCGGACAGCTACCCGGGCTAGGCCTCGCCGGTCACCACCACCTGCACGGTGCTGTTGACGTCGGCATGCAGGTGCAGCTCGATCTCGTACTCGCCGGTGGCGCGCAGCGGGCCCTCGGGCAGGCGCACCTCGTGCTTGCCGATCTCCACGCCGGCGGCGGTGACGGCATCGGCGATGTCGGCGGTGCCGACCGAGCCGAACAGCTTGCCCTCCTCGCCGGCCTTGGCCGCGATGGTCACCGTCAGGCCCTCGAGCTGGGCGGCACGGGCCTGCGCGGCGGCCAGCTCCTCGGCGGCCTTGCGCTCGAGCTCGGCGCGGCGCGCCTCGAAGTAGCGGATGTTCTCCTCGGTGGCCGGCTTGGCCTTGCCCTGGGGGATGAGGTAGTTGCGCCCGTAGCCGGGACGCACCTTCACCCGGTCACCGAGACCGCCCAGGTTGTCCACCTTCTCCAGCAGAATGACTTCCATCTCCAGACCCCGATTGGTTGGTTCAGTAAACGCGGGCCGGGCGCGTCACGCCTGGCCCGATGGTCCTGCGAAGCGGCGCCGCAGGTCCAGGAACACGTCGGCAATGCCGAGCGCGGCCACCGGCCGCAGCGCCAGCGGCAGGAGCAGATACACCCCCACCAGCCAGCCGCCGTGCCAGCCGCGCCGCGCGAACAAAGCGTGCACCACCGCCAGCGCCTGGAGCACGAACACGCCGGTGAGCACCAGCGAGAGGTCGCGCACCAGCCCCGCCGGCGTGAACAGCGCCAGGGCCGCCGCGGCGACAGCGATGCCGGTGAACCAGACCTCCAGCCGCAGCTCGTGGAACTCGGCGCGGAATCCGCCCGGATTGTACAGCAGCGCCTGCCACCAGCGACCCAGCAGCAGGCTGGCCACGGCCAGCGCCAGCATGTTCACCGCCCAGAGGCCGGTGAGCATGGGCGCGAGCTCGGCGGTGGCGCGCTGCCAGGTCTCGGCGGCCGGATCCCCGCCCATGAGCAGCGCCACCTGCTCCAGCACCCGCGTCCAGAAGGCCGCCGGGTCCGGATGCAGCACGTGAAACACGAGCACGCCCGCGGCCGCCACCAGGGCCCCGGTCTCCAGCGTGCGGGCCAGGGAGACCGTGGCCCGCAGCACCAGGGCGAGCAGCAGCACCGGCAGCCAGATGAGCAGCAGCGGCTGCAGCGCGGCCAGCGGCGTGCCGATGAGCCCGGCGCTGATCACGCCGAGCAGCAGCGTCGCTCCGGCCATCACCAGCGCACCCTCGCTCGGCCCCCGCCGCAGCGCCACCAGCGCCAGCGCCGCCCCGCTCAGCCAGAACAGCAGCGGCAGCAGCGCCGGTGCCGCCACCACCGTGATGGCGGTGAAGCGGCTGCGCATGATGAAGCCGGCAATGGCACGCACGAAGCCGCCGTGGCCCGGCCGGTCAGTGCCGATCGGTGTAAGGCAGCAGCGCCAGGTAGCGTGCGCGCTTGATCGCCGTGGACAGCTGGCGCTGATACTTCGCCCGGGTACCGGTGATGCGGCTCGGCACGATCTTGCCGGTCTCGGTGACGTAGGCGCGCAGGGTGTTGAGATCCTTGTAGTCGATCTCCTTCACGCCCTCGGCGGTGAAGCGGCAGAACTTGCGACGACGGAAGAAACGGGCCATGACTCAGTTCCTCGAAGACTCGGGCTCGAGCCGCTCGATGCGGCTCGCGCTGATTATGATCGGATCGGTTTCGACGCCACGCTGACGCGAGCGCACGAGAAAGCCGGTAACGCGTATGCGGCTGCCGGCCGCCAGCTCGGCGAGCACCCCGGCCGCCGCCTCGCCCGCGGCGCGCACGCCGACGCGGAAGCGGATCGCGCGCGGGACCCCGGCCTCGGCCTGTTCGGAGTCATGCTCCAGCAGGCAGCGGGCAATGGGCACACCGGCCGGGGAATGCCGCACCATGGGCGGGTCGACCAGCACGCCGGTCAGCCGCACGCGGTTCTCGGCCTCCCCGTCCACGCCGGCGCCGTCAGGCGTCGTCGCCGGCCGGCGCCTCGCGCCGCTCGCGGGGCTCGCGCTCCTCCCGCGGCTCGCGGTCGTCGTCATCGTCGCCCCGGCGACGCTCGCCGCGGGCAGGGCGGTCATCGTCACGCTTGTCGTCATTGCTCTTGGCAAGCGGCGACGGCTCGGTGTCCGGCCCCGGGCGCGAGAGCACCAGGTTGCGGATGACGGCGTCGTTGAAGCGGAACATGGACTCGAGCTCGTCGATGTCCTCGGGCCGGCACTCCACGTTCATCAGCACGTAGTGCGCCTTGATGAGCTTCTTGATCGGATAGGCGAGCTGGCGCCGCCCCCAGTCCTCGAGGCGATGGATGGTACCGCCGTTGCCCTCGATGAGCCCGCGGTAGCGCTCGATCATCGCCGGCACCTGGTCGCTCTGGTCCGGGTGGACCATGAACACGATCTCGTAATGTCGCATTTCGACTCCTTACGGTTGATCCGGCCGTCCCACCGGCCGGCAAAAGCCGCCCGCCGTCGGCGGGAGGCAAGGAGGGGCACGCCGGTTACCCGATGCGGAACCTGGCGAGCCGCGCAGTCTATCCCGGGTCGGGGTGCCAGGCAAACCCTCGTGCTCGGCGTGCCGTTCAAAGTTCCTGGTTCAAAGTTCAAAGAGCGCCCCGTGCTCCGTCGCAGGCACCAAGGCGTTCAATCCCCACCCTCGGCAGCCGGCATGTCGGCAGCCGCCTGCGGCGGGCACCGACCTGACGTCTTTGAACCTTGAACTTTCACCCTTGAACTCGCCGCTGCACAGCAGCGGCGCGCTGCCTCACCGCCTCGTAAAGCATCACCCCCGCCGCCACCGAGACGTTCAGGCTCTCCACCCGGCCGGCCATGGGGATGGCCACGAGCTGGTCGCAGGCCTCGCGGGTGAGGCGGCGGAGGCCGTTTTCCTCCGCGCCGAGGACCAGCGCGAGGGAGCCGGTCAGGTCGGTGTCGTAGAGGGAGGCGGCGGCGGTGTCGGCGGCCCCCACCAGCCAGATGCCGCGCTCGCGCAGGTCGCGCAGGGCGCGGGCGAGGTTGGTGACCTGGAACAGCGGCAGGGTCTCGGCAGCGCCGGCGGCGACCTTGTGCACCGCCGGCGTGAGCCCCGCGGCGCGATCGCGCGGGGTGATGACCGCATCCACCCCGGCCCCTTCCGCGGTACGCAGACAGGCGCCGAGATTGTGCGGGTCCTGGACCTGATCCAGCACCAGCAGGAACGGCGCCCGCGCCAGGCCGTCAAGCAGCTGCGCGAGCTCGTCGTCCCCCCGCGGCGGCGGGCCGCGGTAGCGAATGGCCACGCCCTGATGGGCGTCACTGCCGGTAAGCCGGTCGAGCTCGCGCCGCTCCACCTCGTGCACCGGGCAGCCCAGGCCCTGGAGCTGGCGGCGCAGCCGCTGCATGCGGCCATCCCGCCGGCGCCGCTCGACCCAGGCCTCAACAACCCCAGCGGGCTCGTAGCGCACCGCCGCCTGCACCGCGTGCAGGCCGTGGATCAGATCGTCCTGGCTCATTCGCTCCGGCGGCGGCGCCCGCGACGGTTGCCGCGCTTGCCCGGCGGGCCACCGCGGCGGCGGCCGCCCTCGCGGCGCTTGATCTCGGAGCCCTCCAGCACCTCGCCGTTGGGGCCGAGGGGATGGGCCACGGGATCGAAGTCGAGCTTGCGCTCGTCGATGTCCACCCGGGCCACGCGCACGCGAATGCGGTCGGCGAGCTTGTACTCCTTGCCGGTGCGCTCCCCGGTGAGGCGATGGCCGACGGGGTCGAAGTGGAAGAAGTCCTGCTCCAGGTTGGTGATGTGGATCAGGCCGTCCACGTAGAGCTGGTCCAGCTCCACGAACAGGCCGAAGGAGGTGACGCCGCTGATCACCCCGTTGAACTCGTTGCCCACCTGGTTGGACATGTACCGGCACTTGAGCGTCATGGTGGCGTCGCGGGTGGCCTCCTCCGCACGCCGGTCGGTCATGGTG is from Spiribacter halobius and encodes:
- the priB gene encoding primosomal replication protein N, with product MDGEAENRVRLTGVLVDPPMVRHSPAGVPIARCLLEHDSEQAEAGVPRAIRFRVGVRAAGEAAAGVLAELAAGSRIRVTGFLVRSRQRGVETDPIIISASRIERLEPESSRN
- the rlmB gene encoding 23S rRNA (guanosine(2251)-2'-O)-methyltransferase RlmB; translated protein: MSQDDLIHGLHAVQAAVRYEPAGVVEAWVERRRRDGRMQRLRRQLQGLGCPVHEVERRELDRLTGSDAHQGVAIRYRGPPPRGDDELAQLLDGLARAPFLLVLDQVQDPHNLGACLRTAEGAGVDAVITPRDRAAGLTPAVHKVAAGAAETLPLFQVTNLARALRDLRERGIWLVGAADTAAASLYDTDLTGSLALVLGAEENGLRRLTREACDQLVAIPMAGRVESLNVSVAAGVMLYEAVRQRAAAVQRRVQG
- the alr gene encoding alanine racemase, translated to MSRVARAVIDHAALRHNLAVAREAVAPARVIAVLKANGYGHGLLGVADALREAEAFAVSCLEEALPLREAGFQQRLVLLEGPFTAAELPVFARRQLDAVVHTDWQVAAFEGARLPAPVDVWLKVDTGMGRLGFPPERAAGMAARLAAAPAVGTLRFMTHLACADDREDDTTHRQLELFDEALRGLEGERSIANSAGTLGWHGSHAQWVRPGIMLYGCQPFVDGLPAPALRPTMRLEARLIAVNHHRRGDRIGYGGTFVCPEDMPVGVASIGYGDGYPRHAPNGTPVQIRGRRAGVAGRVSMDMTCIDLRAVPEAEVGDTVVLWGEDPGVEEVAELCGTIGYELYCQVTPRVQRWHQRGG
- the rplI gene encoding 50S ribosomal protein L9 — protein: MEVILLEKVDNLGGLGDRVKVRPGYGRNYLIPQGKAKPATEENIRYFEARRAELERKAAEELAAAQARAAQLEGLTVTIAAKAGEEGKLFGSVGTADIADAVTAAGVEIGKHEVRLPEGPLRATGEYEIELHLHADVNSTVQVVVTGEA
- the radA gene encoding DNA repair protein RadA, with the protein product MAPKAARTVFVCQECGGRSPKWAGQCPDCGAWNTLEETVATPERPAAARGQYAGDTGVRRLSEVPRDEESRFGTGIGEFDRVLGGGLVPGGVVLLGGDPGIGKSTLLLEAVARLAAGHGALYVTGEESLRQVGLRAGRLGLSGDGLQLLAETRVEAILDTAAREAPEVLVVDSIQTVHSEALGSAPGAVAQVRESAAQLVRFAKRTGTVLFLVGHVTKDGQLAGPRVLEHMVDTVLYFESDSGSRYRLLRAVKNRFGAANELGVFAMLETGLKEVKNPSAIFLSRHEKPVPGSAILVTREGTRPLLLEVQALVAESPLSNPRRVAVGLDGNRLAMLLAVLHRHAGISTFGEDVFLNVVGGVRVGETASDLPALLAVLSSLRDRPIPQDWVTFGEVGLAGEIRPVPNGPERLAEAARHGFRHALVPRKNRPPRGEAPKGLEIIAVERLDEAVEALS
- the dnaB gene encoding replicative DNA helicase; amino-acid sequence: MAEVRPYASETDALKVPPHSLEAEQAVLGGLMLDNGAWDQVADRVAEEDFYRRDHRLIFRAVASLAEAGQPMDAVTLSEWLKSNGELEDAGGLPYLGALARDTPSSANIRAYADIVREKSVLRQLIAAGTQVAETGYNPDGRASADLLDHAERLIFEIAEQSGRNRRGFQSVRDVLPQVVDRIDTLYHQDSDVTGLATGFTDLDRMTSGLQAGDLVIVAGRPSMGKTTFAMNIAEGAALHQDGPPVAVFSMEMPADALAMRMLSSLGRVELQKIRSGRLADEDWPRLTSTMNLLSQARLFIDDTPGLTPTEMRARCRRLKREHDLGLVLVDYLQLMQLPGFKENRAMEISEISRSLKGMAKELGVPVMVLSQLNRSLEQRPNKRPVMSDLRESGAIEQDADVILFIYRDEVYNEDSPDKGTAEIIIGKQRNGPVGTLRLTFLGQYTRFENYIHDPYGGEGWS
- the rpsF gene encoding 30S ribosomal protein S6, translated to MRHYEIVFMVHPDQSDQVPAMIERYRGLIEGNGGTIHRLEDWGRRQLAYPIKKLIKAHYVLMNVECRPEDIDELESMFRFNDAVIRNLVLSRPGPDTEPSPLAKSNDDKRDDDRPARGERRRGDDDDDREPREEREPRERREAPAGDDA
- the rpsR gene encoding 30S ribosomal protein S18, which translates into the protein MARFFRRRKFCRFTAEGVKEIDYKDLNTLRAYVTETGKIVPSRITGTRAKYQRQLSTAIKRARYLALLPYTDRH